A genomic window from Silurus meridionalis isolate SWU-2019-XX chromosome 21, ASM1480568v1, whole genome shotgun sequence includes:
- the fbl gene encoding rRNA 2'-O-methyltransferase fibrillarin, translating into MRPGFSPRGGGGRGGFGGRGGFGGRGGGDRGGRGGFRGGRGGGGGGFRSPSGEGGFRGRGGGRGAPWGRGGRGGGGAGGRGGFRGGKKVTVEPHRHEGVFICRGKEDALVTRNMVVGESVYGEKRISVEDGETKIEYRAWNPFRSKLAAAILGGIDQIHIKPGTKVMYLGAASGTTVSHVSDIVGPEGLVYAVEFSHRSGRDLLNVAKKRTNIIPIIEDARHPHKYRMLVGMVDVIFADVAQPDQTRIVALNAHNFLKNGGHFVISIKANCIDSTASPEAVFASEVKKMGSENMKPQEQLTLEPYERDHAVIVGMYRPPPKQKK; encoded by the exons GTTTTAGTCCTCGCGGTGGTGGAGGTCGGGGTGGTTTTGGAGGACGTGGTGGTTTTGGAGGACGTGGTGGTGGAGACCGAGGAGGACGTGGTGGATTTAGAGGAGGACGAGGTGGTGGAG GTGGAGGTTTCAGGTCTCCGAGTGGTGAAGGAGGATTCCGGGGCCGTGGAGGAGGCAGAGGAGCGCCGTGGGGCCGCGGGGgcagaggaggaggtggagctggagggcGAGGAGGGTTTAGAGGAGGAAAGAAAGTGACAGTGGAGCCACACAGACATGAAG GTGTGTTCATCTGCCGTGGGAAGGAAGACGCCCTGGTGACGAGGAACATGGTGGTGGGAGAGTCCGTGTACGGGGAGAAGAGGATCAGCGTTGAG GACGGAGAGACGAAGATTGAGTACAGGGCGTGGAACCCGTTCCGCTCCAAGCTGGCAGCAGCGATTCTGGGAGGAATCGATCAGATCCACATCAAACCCGGCACCAAAGTCATGTACCTGGGAGCGGCGTCTGGAACCACAGTGTCTCACGTCTCAGACATCGTCGGCCCC GAGGGTTTGGTGTATGCAGTGGAGTTTTCTCATCGCTCAGGACGAGATTTACTGAACGTAGCTAAGAAGAGAACCAACATTATTCCTATTATTGAAGACGCCAGACATCCGCACAAATACCGCATGCTGGTTG GGATGGTGGACGTGATTTTCGCAGACGTCGCTCAGCCTGATCAGACGCGTATCGTCGCTCTCAACGCTCACAACTTCCTCAAGAACGGCGGCCATTTTGTCATTTCCATCAAG GCGAACTGCATCGACTCCACGGCGTCTCCCGAGGCCGTGTTCGCCTCTGAGGTGAAGAAGATGGGCTCGGAGAACATGAAACCTCAGGAGCAGCTCACGCTGGAGCCGTACGAGAGAGACCACGCCGTCATCGTAGGGATGTACAG GCCGCCTCCTAAACAGAAGAAATAG
- the alkbh8 gene encoding alkylated DNA repair protein alkB homolog 8, translated as MEAPVPNVETARRSKKDKKLLKRTIKASHTLLKHGGITTASQPTQSVCVFNGGLGNGVSRELLMAVLTEGGAVESLLMPPNKPYSFATFRSVQESQSAYTQCNGRELLCGRNHVTLYCSYVLPVDRGVCECVSLPPGLSVLEDFVSAEEACQLLKAVDWTSHTDDVTAQRELKHRRVKHYGYEFRYDNNNVDKHKPLSEGLPLVCYAVLQKCLSDGHISVLPDQLTVNQYESGQGIPPHVDTHSAFEDTIMSLSLGAKTVMDFRHPDGRLVSVVLPARSLLVMKGESRYLWTHGITPRKFDLVSASTSERSGVVNFDPSDLTLNQRDTRTSFTFRKIRHTPCDCVYTSVCDSQRPPSPPQLPVACSEACQLEERYVHRVYEEISSHFSSTRHAPWPRVRHFLLSLPSDAIMADIGCGNGKYLGINHQVFSLGCDRSVNLVSICRERGFHAVVCDALSVPLRSSAFDAVISIAVIHHFSTQERRLAAVTELVRLLKVGGRALIYVWAMEQEYKNQKSKYLKTCKNQENTETRGNEENVENLEIQENVKNQENVELKTSYTSNTQHRNDLDKANVESSVRQVHAGKADCNPEDNEEDCGKETPTRLCVHTNRTAFESQDLLVPWHLKGEVKAGSGPVFHRFYHVFQRGELEDLCERISGVEVQKSYYDQGNWCVILQKTQPITPPTNPPLPPIAPPTNISPHK; from the exons ATGGAGGCTCCTGTGCCGAACGTGGAAACTGCCAGAAGATCCAAAAAGGATAAAAAACTGCTAAAGAGAACAATTAAAGCTTCTCACACGCTACTTAAGCATGGAGGCATCACTACCGCGTCACAGCCCACTCAG agtgtatgtgtatttaatgGAGGTTTAGGGAATGGTGTGAGCAGGGAGCTGCTGATGGCAGTGCTGACTGAAGGTGGCGCTGTGGAGTCTCTCCTCATGCCCCCTAATAAACCCTACAGCTTTGCCACCTTCAGGTCTGTACAGGAGAGTCAGAGCGCgtacacacagtgtaacggcCGCGAGCTGCTGTGTGGCAGAAACCACGTCACTCTGTACTGCAGCTACGTCCTGCCGG TggatagaggagtgtgtgagtgtgtgtctctcCCCCCTGGTCTCAGTGTGTTGGAGGACTTTGTGTCTGCAGAAGAAGCGTGTCAGCTGCTGAAGGCTGTGGACTGGACGTCGCACACTGATGATGTCACAG cacaGCGAGAACTGAAGCATCGCAGAGTGAAGCATTATGGGTACGAATTTCGCTACGACAACAACAACGTGGACAAACACAAACCGCTTTCTGAAG gccTGCCGTTGGTGTGTTATGCTGTGCTGCAGAAGTGTTTGAGTGACGGTCATATCAGTGTGCTTCCTGATCAGCTCACTGTCAACCAGTATGAAAGTGGACAAG GAATTCCTCCGCATGTGGACACACACTCAGCGTTTGAGGACACAATCATGTCTCTCAGTTTGGGAGCAAAG ACTGTAATGGATTTCCGTCACCCTGATGGTCGCTTGGTGTCGGTGGTTTTACCAGCGCGGAGTCTCTTAGTGATGAAGGGAGAAAGTCGTTACCTCTGGACTCATGg tataaCACCCAGGAAGTTTGATCTGGTATCTGCATCAACATCTGAGAGGTCAGGGGTTGTAAACTTTGACCCCAGTGATCTGACTTTAAACCAGCGTGACACTAGGACTTCGTTTACCTTCCGCAAAATCCGACACACACCCtgtgactgtg tgtacaCATCAGTGTGTGACAGTCAGCgccccccctccccccctcaACTCCCAGTTGCGTGTAGTGAAGCGTGCCAGTTGGAGGAGCGCTACGTTCACCGTGTGTATGAGGAAATCTCCTCCCACTTCAGCAGCACTCGCCACGCCCCCTGGCCTAGGGTCCGCCACTTCCTGCTCTCGTTGCCGAGCGACGCCATAATGGCCGACATTGGCTGTGGCAACGGCAAATACCTGGGAATCAACCACCAGGTTTTCTCg CTGGGATGCGACCGCAGCGTGAACTTGGTGTCGATCTGCAGGGAGCGAGGTTTCCACGCGGTGGTGTGTGACGCTCTGTCCGTTCCCCTGCGCAGCTCCGCCTTCGACGCCGTCATCTCCATCGCCGTGATCCATCACTTCTCCACACAG gagAGGAGATTGGCAGCTGTCACAGAGTTGGTTCGTCTGCTGAAGGTCGGAGGTCGTGCCCTGATCTACGTGTGGGCAATGGAGCAGGAATACAAAAACCAAAAATCCAAATATCTCAAAACTTGCAAGAACCAAGAGAACACAGAGACCCGGGGTAATGAGGAGAATGTGGAGAACCTAGAAATCCAGGAGAATGTGAAGAACCAGGAGAACGTGGAACTAAAAACTTCATATACATCTAACACTCAACACAGAAATGACCTGGATAAGGCCAACGTTGAGTCGAGTGTGAGACAGGTGCATGCTGGGAAAGCGGACTGTAACCCAGAGGACAACGAGGAGGATTGTGGGAAGGAGACCCCAACTAGGCTGTGTGTTCACACCAACCGTACAGCATTCGAGTCCCAGGATCTTCTCGTTCCTTGGCATCTGAAAGGTGAAGTAAAGGCGGGTTCTGGTCCCGTGTTCCACCGTTTTTATCATGTGTTCCAGCGTGGAGAGTTGGAGGATCTGTGTGAGCGCATCAGTGGAGTGGAAGTGCAGAAGAGCTACTACGACCAGGGCAACTGGTGTGTCATCCTGCAGAAAACACAACCAATAACTCCTCCCACAAATCCCCCCCTCCCACCAATAGCTCCTCCCACAAATATCTCCCCCCACAAATAA